The genomic segment GCCGATGCATCTGTGGGCGGCAATAATACAGGCGTAAGGCCAATGGAGCTTCTCCTTATCGGGCTTGGCGGATGCTCTGGCATGGATGTAGTATCCATACTTAAAAAGAAAAAACAGGATATCAGAGGCCTTGAGATTAGTGTAAAAGGAGAGAAGGCAGAGAGCTATCCTAAAAGATTCACCGACATCGCTATAGAATATATAGTGACAGGCCGCAACCTCTCAGAAGAAGCTGTAAAAAGGGCTATTGAACTCTCAATGGAGAGGTACTGCTCGGTCAAGGCAACCCTTGAAGGCTCTGCAGAGATAAACTTCAGCTACAATATAATTGAGGAATAAGGCTGAGAACAAAAGAAGTTCAATCTAATACCATTAGCCAATTATTATCAAAAAACATCGCAACACTGGGTTTTATAGGCTACCTGCCTGTAGCACCTGGGACTTTCGGGAGTCTTGCCGGCTTTGTCACATTTTTGCTTATAAAAGACCTGCCTGTTTCAGTTTATATCCTGACCATTTCAGCGGTCTTTGTTACCGGTGTTTTTGCCTCAAGAAGGGCAGAGATTCTTTTTAAAGAAAAGGATGCACACTGTATAGTCATAGATGAATTTGCAGGGTTTCTCTTGTCTGTTTTATTCCTACCAAAAGAAATCACTTACCTGCTATCTGCTTTTATCCTCTTCAGATTTTTTGATATCCTGAAGCCTCCACCAATAAGGCTCATTGAACGCAGCGTTAAAGGAGGTCTTGGCATTATGCTTGATGACCTCGTGGCTGCTTTTTACGCCAATATATGCATACAACTGTGGAGATATTTGGTTGCAAACTAAGGAATGAGATTATTTGCAGATGATAACCATTGAGCAGGAGATTGGCGAGCTCCTAATTAAGAAAAGCCTGACCCTCTCAATAGCCGAGTCCTGCACAGGGGGGCTCCTTTCCCACAGGATTACAAATGTCCCAGGAAGCTCTGCATATTTTGAGTATTCTGTGGTATGCTATTCCAAGGCAGCTAAGACCAGATTTTTAGGGGTCAAAGAGGGGCTTATTGAGCAGTATGGCACAGTTAGCGCAGAGGTTACACAGGCCATGGCGCAGGCTGTAAGGAAGCGTGCTAAAACCAGTTTTGGCCTGGCAGTAACAGGGGTAGCAGGGACTGATTCAATGGAAGGTAAATCAGCAGGGCTTGTATATGTTGCCCTTTCTTTTGAGAAGGGCGTTTGTTCCCGGGAATTTAAATTTTCCGGCAGCAGGGAAGAGATAAAAGATCAGGCATCATCTGCTGCCCTATCACTATTAAGGGAGCATTTACAGATTTGAGCCTGAGGTGTTTTATTGCAGTAGAGCTGCCTGAAACAGTAAAGATTGCCCTGAATAATCTACAGGAAGAGTTGAAGAAAACCGAGGCTGATGTTAAATGGGTTAGACCTGATGGTATGCATCTTACGCTCAAATTTCTTGGATATGTTGAGGAAGAAAATATTAAGGAGATTGTAAATACAATGGACCGAATATGCAGAGAATATCCGCCTTTTAATCTTGAGGTCAGAGGTGCTGGGATGTTTCCAAATATAAGGGCTCCGAGGGTTCTGTGGGTCAGTGTGGAAGGCAATAATATCCTTGCAGGACTTCAGGCAGCTATTGAAAAGGAGATGGCCTCCCTGGGTTTTGAGAAAGAAGACAGGCCATTTACAGCTCATCTGACTCTGGGCAGGGTAAAGTCATTTAGAGGGCGTGAAAGATTGATTGAG from the Nitrospirota bacterium genome contains:
- a CDS encoding OsmC family protein; the protein is MSNAKITFVNGMQFVGSADSGHAIVMDADASVGGNNTGVRPMELLLIGLGGCSGMDVVSILKKKKQDIRGLEISVKGEKAESYPKRFTDIAIEYIVTGRNLSEEAVKRAIELSMERYCSVKATLEGSAEINFSYNIIEE
- a CDS encoding phosphatidylglycerophosphatase A, encoding MRLRTKEVQSNTISQLLSKNIATLGFIGYLPVAPGTFGSLAGFVTFLLIKDLPVSVYILTISAVFVTGVFASRRAEILFKEKDAHCIVIDEFAGFLLSVLFLPKEITYLLSAFILFRFFDILKPPPIRLIERSVKGGLGIMLDDLVAAFYANICIQLWRYLVAN
- a CDS encoding CinA family protein, producing MITIEQEIGELLIKKSLTLSIAESCTGGLLSHRITNVPGSSAYFEYSVVCYSKAAKTRFLGVKEGLIEQYGTVSAEVTQAMAQAVRKRAKTSFGLAVTGVAGTDSMEGKSAGLVYVALSFEKGVCSREFKFSGSREEIKDQASSAALSLLREHLQI
- the thpR gene encoding RNA 2',3'-cyclic phosphodiesterase → MSLRCFIAVELPETVKIALNNLQEELKKTEADVKWVRPDGMHLTLKFLGYVEEENIKEIVNTMDRICREYPPFNLEVRGAGMFPNIRAPRVLWVSVEGNNILAGLQAAIEKEMASLGFEKEDRPFTAHLTLGRVKSFRGRERLIEVMQLHKEDIFGFMEVKSISLMKSDLRPTGAQYTRLAELTLGQGGGNV